The Patescibacteria group bacterium genomic sequence AGAAATGCATCGTAATTATAGAGAGCCAGATTTGGTTGAGGATCTTGATTGTTGTATTGAACTTTTTTATGGAGAGTGGGTTGAGATTTCAGTTCTTTAAACAAGGAGGTTATTGTGAAAGAGAGAGTATCACCGATAGCTATTTTTTCTGAAGGCATGAAAAAAGCCGAGGATGAGAAGAAGGCCAAACTGATGGCTGAAGAGAAGTCCAGAAGGTACGATAAGATCGAGACTATAGTGGCTCTCGCAGAAAGATTTTGCAAAGCCGGGTTACAATCTGAGTCACCGCCTCCTTCTGCGGCTATGTATAAGTGTAGTGCCTTTGATGAGATCGCAAAAATAGTGAGCGGTGATTAAAATGTAGTTCTTTAGAGAGAAGGAATGTTATGTTATTCGAGTTCATAGTAATTTTGATAGGACTCATAGTTACATTTATTTTTGGTTGGCTTATGTGAGGTAGAATGCTAGTCAGAAAAGCAGAGATGTGTGATCAAGTTGAGGAGATAATTAAAGAGACAGGGAGGACTCTTAGTGATTATGCCCAAGACGAGGTAGCTGCTTGGACCGAAAGAAGATTTGATGCTTATGGTGATATTGAAGGTATATCTATTCAGGAAAGAAAGAGATTAACAAAATTAAAGTCAAAAGCATGATTATTTCCACTCAGGTGACTATGTCATCTGGGTGGATTTTTCTTTTTGAAGCAGGTAGAATTTATGTAGGGGTTGATTGCAATCAACCCCCATAGTTAATAATTATGAAAAAATCCCAAATATTTTTATATTCCTGTTTAGCGTTTATTGTTGGAATTGCGCTCGGGTCATTTATTGAAGTTCAGTTTTTTATTATTTTTATGATTTTAGTTCTGGGCGCGGTTGTTTTTGGATTTACATTGAAAGATAAGAAATGGAGAGTACTCGGATTAGTAGTGATATTTTTTGTACTCGGATTATTAAGGTGTGACTTTGGTGGGAGCGATAATAATTCACGAGTAGATACGAATGATACGAACGAGATGACGACATTTGTTGGGATTGTGGCGGATGAGCCAGACCAACGGATTGACCACGCTAAACTAACAATAAAACCAAGAGGCGAAGATATTAGCGGCAAGGTGTTGGTAAAGACGGATTTATATCCTGAATATAATTATGGTGATGAATTGGAGATTAGTTGTAAATTGGAGACCCCTGGTATGGTTGAGGACTTCAATTATGGGAGGTATTTAGCAATGAATGGGATTTATTCGGTTTGTTATAATCCAGATATAAAGTTGTTAAGCCAAGGCAAGGAGAGTTCTGCATATGCGGGGATTTTGAAGTTAAAATATAGGTTAAAGCAGGTGGTTGAGCGAGGAATATCAGAGCCAGGGTCAGCGATTTTTGCCGCTATGTTTTTGGGTGCCCGGCGAGGGATTAGCCAAGAGTTGCTGGACAAATTCAGCCGTGTGGGTGTGAGCCATGTGATTGCCATATCTGGTTTGCATATTACGATTATCTCTACAATTTTGATGAGTGTGCTGATTGGGTTTGGCTTGTGGCGAAAGCAGGCGTTTTGGATAGCGAGTGTATTTTTAAGTTTGTATATTATTATGATTGGCGCGCCAGCGAGCGCAGTGCGAGCCGGAATTATGGGGTTTTTGCTTTTGTTAGCCATGAATTTAGGCCGGCTAAATAAGTCGTTGAATGCTCTACTGTTCGCGGCTTGTTTAATGCTTTTGGTGAACCCCAAGATTCTGCGAAGTGATGTCGGGTTCCAGTTATCATTTTTAGCTGTTTTGGGGATTATTTATTTTTCGCCGTGGTTTGAGAAAATTTTTAAAAAAATACCAAAGAAGTTTGGATTGCGGCAATCTTTAGTGATGACTATGTCTGCCCAGGTGATGACATTGCCTTTAATTGCATATCAGTTTAATCGTGTTTCGATTATAGCGCCTTTGGTGAATATTTTGGTTTTGCCTATTTTGCCTTTTGTTTTGATTTTTGGAGCGGTGGCAACAGTTTTGGGCTTGGCATGGACAGGCCTGGCGAAGGTGTTA encodes the following:
- a CDS encoding ComEC family competence protein; the encoded protein is MKKSQIFLYSCLAFIVGIALGSFIEVQFFIIFMILVLGAVVFGFTLKDKKWRVLGLVVIFFVLGLLRCDFGGSDNNSRVDTNDTNEMTTFVGIVADEPDQRIDHAKLTIKPRGEDISGKVLVKTDLYPEYNYGDELEISCKLETPGMVEDFNYGRYLAMNGIYSVCYNPDIKLLSQGKESSAYAGILKLKYRLKQVVERGISEPGSAIFAAMFLGARRGISQELLDKFSRVGVSHVIAISGLHITIISTILMSVLIGFGLWRKQAFWIASVFLSLYIIMIGAPASAVRAGIMGFLLLLAMNLGRLNKSLNALLFAACLMLLVNPKILRSDVGFQLSFLAVLGIIYFSPWFEKIFKKIPKKFGLRQSLVMTMSAQVMTLPLIAYQFNRVSIIAPLVNILVLPILPFVLIFGAVATVLGLAWTGLAKVLFIPVWLLLGYLVKVVDVFSGLNFAGVEIEKVSVWVIGLFYLGIGVMIWRMKKIINN